In Rhodamnia argentea isolate NSW1041297 chromosome 4, ASM2092103v1, whole genome shotgun sequence, the following proteins share a genomic window:
- the LOC115753719 gene encoding protein ALWAYS EARLY 2-like isoform X5, with the protein MAPTRKSRSVYKRFSNLNEVSPDKDVGSSKSSRNRKKKLSDLLGPQWSKEELERFYEGYRKHGKDWKKVAAAVRNRSVDMVEALYNMNRAYLSLPEGTASVVGLVAMMTDHYNVLEGSDEEESNDRTEVRNTPKRKRGKVQLGGSREDLHAKADLSNDGCLSLLKRRRADSSEPRVVGKRTPRFPVSFLYKKDGRENHVSLSKRGRKSVADATDDDVAHGAALVLTAASHRGGSPQVSRSPYGRKVQSKVSPVQSWERMHSQSNATKYGDASLDEEWLEGSIGSRGTENGDYEKYTRSLMDIEGVGTVEVGRKGKKFYGKKEKVEGIEEKEFEDGGGACSGTEEGGNDNSLKGKVKFEAPNEKIEHSHQTQRKRSKKLFFGDESSDLDALQTLADLSLMMPVSTMESEFSVTESSVQLKEEKTARDIDDKFTVPEATSADRQRDKVLGKEKTSAVDSRKSNLARASAINSDAISKAKGQLLSSNKSGKRKSKPMASKLQVINAEAHNNFHLGESLKNEASAEEGKTLVGQPSMGEFKLAFARECRASLSKAKKSAKSAQNSSDIDQKGRETDLVGLISQVPAENQVNLLTKSRSRRKKDLQQALKPKEMSGSDSTMRNRIDKRGIYVHDKALYLKDKLSSCLSSNFARRWCIFEWFYSAIDYPWFAKREFVDYLNHVGLGRIPRLTRVEWSVIRSSLGKPRRFSENFLHEERKKLELYRESVRKHYTELRTGVREGLPTDLARPLSVGQRVIALHPKTREVHDGSVLTVDHDKCRIQFDRPDIGVEFVMDVDCMPLNPLDNMPEALRRRSLFVDKFPVISKEPQMEGNISFGGGLLYDSTGHLANVRSPISNLMKQAKDSNHAIFQGKVAAPGVVSTQQTFCSQPCRTVYSQAREADIQALSDLTHALDKKEALLMELRNMNNDVLDDQINEDGSLKDSESFKKHYATVLVQLKEAGGQASSALVHLRERNTYPGNPLPPWFKTTVNSVTAIGLPRELDKYLYPHESGCNVHEIVKVSRLKAQTMVDKAIQAISSLKEGEDAFTRIGEALDSINDQQLTSDVKLSGVTSPEKVNGSLVPNNQSNACPSETNQLSGSKPCTTDADKNETQIPAELITSCVATLLMIQTCTDRHYPPADVAQILDSAVTSLHPCCPQNLPLYREIQMSMGRLKTQMLALVPTQI; encoded by the exons ATGGCGCCCACGAGGAAGTCCAGGAGCGTGTACAAGCGATTCTCGAATTTAAATGAGGTTTCTCCGGATAAAGACGTGGGGAGTTCGAAGAGCAGTCGGAATCGG AAGAAGAAATTGTCTGATCTGCTAGGGCCGCAGTGGAGCAAGGAAGAGCTTGAGCGCTTCTACGAAGGTTATAGGAAACATGGGAAAGACTGGAAGAAG GTGGCTGCTGCTGTGCGTAACAGATCTGTTGATATGGTTGAGGCTCTCTACAATATGAACAGA GCATATTTATCCCTTCCTGAGGGTACAGCTTCTGTGGTTGGTCTTGTGGCAATGATGACTGATCACTACAATGTTCTG GAGGGAAGTGATGAAGAAGAGAGCAATGACAGAACAGAAGTAAGAAACACACCGAAACGCAAGCGTGGTAAAGTTCAGCTTGGTGGTTCAAGAGAAGACCTGCATGCCAAAGCCGACTTATCTAATGATGGTTGTCTGTCATTACTAAAAAGAAGACGTGCTGATA GCAGCGAACCACGTGTTGTTGGAAAAAGGACTCCTCGTTTTCCTGTTTCTTTCTTGTACAAGAAAGATGGCAGAGAAAATCATGTTTCGCTGAGCAAGAGGGGCCGGAAGTCAGTGGCTGATGCTACAGATGATGATGTTGCACATGGAGCAGCACTAGTGCTAACTGCAGCTTCCCACAGGGGAGGCTCACCACAAGTTTCTCGAAGTCCTTATGGTAGAAAAGTGCAGTCAAAAGTATCACCTGTTCAGAGCTGGGAAAGGATG CATTCGCAATCGAACGCAACCAAGTATGGTGATGCTTCTCTGGATGAAGAATGGCTGGAAGGGAGCATTGGCAGTAGGGGAACGGAAAATGGAGACTATGAAAAGTATACAAGGTCCTTGATGGACATAGAAGGTGTTGGCACAGTAGAAGTTGGTCGGAAAGGGAAGAAATTCtatggaaagaaagagaaagttgAGGGCATAGAAGAGAAAGAGTTTGAAGATGGTGGCGGAGCTTGCAGCGGAACAGAAGAGGGAGGCAATGACAATTCACTGAAGggaaaagtcaagtttgaagcTCCAAATGAGAAAATAGAGCATTCTCATCAAACtcagagaaagagaagcaagAAGCTTTTTTTTGGAG ATGAAAGCTCTGATCTTGATGCTCTGCAGACATTGGCTGATTTGTCATTGATGATGCCAGTTTCCACCATGGAGTCAG aattttctgtCACAGAATCCTCTGTCCAGTTGAAGGAAGAGAAAACAGCTCGGGATATAGATGATAAGTTTACTGTGCCTGAAGCCACATCTGCAGATCGTCAAAGAGATAAAGTCTTAGGGAAGGAGAAAACTTCTGCAGTTGACAGTAGAAAATCGAATCTTGCAAGGGCCTCAGCTATCAATTCTGATGCTATCTCCAAAGCAAAAGGGCAATTGCTGTCGAGCAACAAATcagggaaaagaaaatctaagCCGATGGCATCTAAG CTGCAGGTGATAAATGCTGAAGCTCATAATAATTTTCATCTAGGTGAATCTCTGAAAAATGAG GCCTCAGCTGAGGAAGGAAAGACACTTGTGGGTCAACCATCTATGGGAGAGTTTAAATTAGCTTTTGCAAGAGAGTGTAGAGCGTCTCTTTCAAAAGCGAAGAAATCAGCTAAATCTGCACAGAACTCGTCTGATATTGATCAGAAAGGAAGGGAAACTGATTTGGTGGGGTTGATCAGTCAGGTTCCTGCTGAAAATCAGGTCAATTTACTGACTAAATCAAGAAGTCGAAGAAAGAAAGATCTGCAGCAGGCACTTAAACCAAAAGAGATGAGTGGCTCCGATAGCACAATGAGGAATCGAATTGATAAACGTGGAATATATGTTCATGATAAAGCACTTTATTTAAAG GACAAACTGTCGTCTTGCCTGTCATCCAATTTCGCTCGGAGGTGGTGTATTTTTGAATGGTTTTATAGTGCAATTGATTATCCGTGGTTTGCAAAGAGGGAGTTTGTTGATTACTTAAATCATGTTGGACTTGGGCGCATTCCTAGGTTAACACGTGTTGAATGGAGTGTTATAAGAAG CTCACTTGGCAAGCCTCGgagattttctgaaaatttcctACATGAAGAGAGGAAGAAACTTGAACTATATCGTGAATCTGTGAGAAAGCACTATACTGAACTTCGCACTGGTGTTAGGGAAGGACTTCCCACAGACTTAGCCCGACCATTATCTGTTGGACAAAGAGTGATCGCCCTTCATCCGAAAACTAGAGAAGTTCATGATGGCAGTGTCCTCACTGTTGATCATGACAAGTGCAGGATTCAGTTTGATCGTCCTGATATCGGAGTTGAATTTGTGATG GATGTTGATTGCATGCCTCTAAATCCGCTGGATAACATGCCAGAGGCTCTTAGGAGACGGAGCCTCTTTGTTGACAAATTCCCTGTGATTTCTAAAGAACCTCAAATGGAGGGCAATATATCTTTTGGAGGGGGCCTTCTTTATGATTCTACTGGGCATCTAGCAAATGTCCGGAGTCCCATAAGTAATTTGATGAAGCAAGCAAAG GACTCGAACCATGCAATTTTTCAAGGCAAAGTAGCTGCTCCAGGTGTGGTCAGTACCCAACAGACTTTCTGTAGTCAGCCTTGCAGAACGGTGTATAGCCAGGCAAGAGAAGCTGATATTCAGGCTCTTTCTGACCTAACTCATGCTTTGGATAAGAAG GAGGCTTTGTTAATGGAGCTTAGAAACATGAATAATGATGTATTGGATGACCAAATTAACGAAGATGGCTCTCTTAAGGATTCTGAATCTTTCAAGAAGCATTACGCCACGGTACTTGTACAGCTAAAGGAAGCCGGTGGCCAG GCTTCTTCTGCTTTGGTTCATCTGAGGGAACGGAATACTTATCCAGGAAATCCGCTGCCTCCTTGGTTCAAGACTACAGTGAATTCTGTTACCGCAATTGGCCTTCCCAGAGAACTTGATAAATACTTATATCCACATGAGTCAGGATGTAACGTTCATGAAATTGTGAAGGTTTCAAGATTGAAAGCACAGACGATGGTGGATAAAGCTATTCAG GCGATATCGTCTTTGAAAGAGGGGGAAGATGCTTTTACAAGGATTGGAGAGGCTCTTGATTCGATAAATGACCAACAGCTGACTTCTGATGTCAAGTTATCAGGTGTCACATCCCCAGAGAAGGTCAATGGCAGCTTGGTTCCTAACAATCAGTCAAATGCCTGCCCATCCGAGACCAACCAGCTGTCTGGTTCAAAACCTTGTACAACTGATGCCGACAAGAATGAGACTCAGATACCGGCTGAGCTGATCACATCATGCGTCGCTACTTTGCTCATGATACAG ACGTGTACGGACCGACACTATCCTCCAGCTGACGTGGCCCAGATACTTGATTCTGCTGTGACGAGTTTGCACCCTTGTTGCCCCCAGAACCTCCCTCTTTACCGGGAGATTCAGATGTCCATGGGCAGACTGAAGACACAGATGTTAGCGCTAGTGCCGACCCAAATCTGA
- the LOC115753719 gene encoding protein ALWAYS EARLY 2-like isoform X9 produces MAPTRKSRSVYKRFSNLNEVSPDKDVGSSKSSRNRKKKLSDLLGPQWSKEELERFYEGYRKHGKDWKKVAAAVRNRSVDMVEALYNMNRAYLSLPEGTASVVGLVAMMTDHYNVLEGSDEEESNDRTEVRNTPKRKRGKVQLGGSREDLHAKADLSNDGCLSLLKRRRADSSEPRVVGKRTPRFPVSFLYKKDGRENHVSLSKRGRKSVADATDDDVAHGAALVLTAASHRGGSPQVSRSPYGRKVQSKVSPVQSWERMHSQSNATKYGDASLDEEWLEGSIGSRGTENGDYEKYTRSLMDIEGVGTVEVGRKGKKFYGKKEKVEGIEEKEFEDGGGACSGTEEGGNDNSLKGKVKFEAPNEKIEHSHQTQRKRSKKLFFGDESSDLDALQTLADLSLMMPVSTMESESSVQLKEEKTARDIDDKFTVPEATSADRQRDKVLGKEKTSAVDSRKSNLARASAINSDAISKAKGQLLSSNKSGKRKSKPMASKLQVINAEAHNNFHLGESLKNEASAEEGKTLVGQPSMGEFKLAFARECRASLSKAKKSAKSAQNSSDIDQKGRETDLVGLISQVPAENQVNLLTKSRSRRKKDLQQALKPKEMSGSDSTMRNRIDKRGIYVHDKALYLKDKLSSCLSSNFARRWCIFEWFYSAIDYPWFAKREFVDYLNHVGLGRIPRLTRVEWSVIRSSLGKPRRFSENFLHEERKKLELYRESVRKHYTELRTGVREGLPTDLARPLSVGQRVIALHPKTREVHDGSVLTVDHDKCRIQFDRPDIGVEFVMDVDCMPLNPLDNMPEALRRRSLFVDKFPVISKEPQMEGNISFGGGLLYDSTGHLANVRSPISNLMKQAKTVGSYSMRNQCGSCSWSALSCWKDSNHAIFQGKVAAPGVVSTQQTFCSQPCRTVYSQAREADIQALSDLTHALDKKEALLMELRNMNNDVLDDQINEDGSLKDSESFKKHYATASSALVHLRERNTYPGNPLPPWFKTTVNSVTAIGLPRELDKYLYPHESGCNVHEIVKVSRLKAQTMVDKAIQAISSLKEGEDAFTRIGEALDSINDQQLTSDVKLSGVTSPEKVNGSLVPNNQSNACPSETNQLSGSKPCTTDADKNETQIPAELITSCVATLLMIQTCTDRHYPPADVAQILDSAVTSLHPCCPQNLPLYREIQMSMGRLKTQMLALVPTQI; encoded by the exons ATGGCGCCCACGAGGAAGTCCAGGAGCGTGTACAAGCGATTCTCGAATTTAAATGAGGTTTCTCCGGATAAAGACGTGGGGAGTTCGAAGAGCAGTCGGAATCGG AAGAAGAAATTGTCTGATCTGCTAGGGCCGCAGTGGAGCAAGGAAGAGCTTGAGCGCTTCTACGAAGGTTATAGGAAACATGGGAAAGACTGGAAGAAG GTGGCTGCTGCTGTGCGTAACAGATCTGTTGATATGGTTGAGGCTCTCTACAATATGAACAGA GCATATTTATCCCTTCCTGAGGGTACAGCTTCTGTGGTTGGTCTTGTGGCAATGATGACTGATCACTACAATGTTCTG GAGGGAAGTGATGAAGAAGAGAGCAATGACAGAACAGAAGTAAGAAACACACCGAAACGCAAGCGTGGTAAAGTTCAGCTTGGTGGTTCAAGAGAAGACCTGCATGCCAAAGCCGACTTATCTAATGATGGTTGTCTGTCATTACTAAAAAGAAGACGTGCTGATA GCAGCGAACCACGTGTTGTTGGAAAAAGGACTCCTCGTTTTCCTGTTTCTTTCTTGTACAAGAAAGATGGCAGAGAAAATCATGTTTCGCTGAGCAAGAGGGGCCGGAAGTCAGTGGCTGATGCTACAGATGATGATGTTGCACATGGAGCAGCACTAGTGCTAACTGCAGCTTCCCACAGGGGAGGCTCACCACAAGTTTCTCGAAGTCCTTATGGTAGAAAAGTGCAGTCAAAAGTATCACCTGTTCAGAGCTGGGAAAGGATG CATTCGCAATCGAACGCAACCAAGTATGGTGATGCTTCTCTGGATGAAGAATGGCTGGAAGGGAGCATTGGCAGTAGGGGAACGGAAAATGGAGACTATGAAAAGTATACAAGGTCCTTGATGGACATAGAAGGTGTTGGCACAGTAGAAGTTGGTCGGAAAGGGAAGAAATTCtatggaaagaaagagaaagttgAGGGCATAGAAGAGAAAGAGTTTGAAGATGGTGGCGGAGCTTGCAGCGGAACAGAAGAGGGAGGCAATGACAATTCACTGAAGggaaaagtcaagtttgaagcTCCAAATGAGAAAATAGAGCATTCTCATCAAACtcagagaaagagaagcaagAAGCTTTTTTTTGGAG ATGAAAGCTCTGATCTTGATGCTCTGCAGACATTGGCTGATTTGTCATTGATGATGCCAGTTTCCACCATGGAGTCAG AATCCTCTGTCCAGTTGAAGGAAGAGAAAACAGCTCGGGATATAGATGATAAGTTTACTGTGCCTGAAGCCACATCTGCAGATCGTCAAAGAGATAAAGTCTTAGGGAAGGAGAAAACTTCTGCAGTTGACAGTAGAAAATCGAATCTTGCAAGGGCCTCAGCTATCAATTCTGATGCTATCTCCAAAGCAAAAGGGCAATTGCTGTCGAGCAACAAATcagggaaaagaaaatctaagCCGATGGCATCTAAG CTGCAGGTGATAAATGCTGAAGCTCATAATAATTTTCATCTAGGTGAATCTCTGAAAAATGAG GCCTCAGCTGAGGAAGGAAAGACACTTGTGGGTCAACCATCTATGGGAGAGTTTAAATTAGCTTTTGCAAGAGAGTGTAGAGCGTCTCTTTCAAAAGCGAAGAAATCAGCTAAATCTGCACAGAACTCGTCTGATATTGATCAGAAAGGAAGGGAAACTGATTTGGTGGGGTTGATCAGTCAGGTTCCTGCTGAAAATCAGGTCAATTTACTGACTAAATCAAGAAGTCGAAGAAAGAAAGATCTGCAGCAGGCACTTAAACCAAAAGAGATGAGTGGCTCCGATAGCACAATGAGGAATCGAATTGATAAACGTGGAATATATGTTCATGATAAAGCACTTTATTTAAAG GACAAACTGTCGTCTTGCCTGTCATCCAATTTCGCTCGGAGGTGGTGTATTTTTGAATGGTTTTATAGTGCAATTGATTATCCGTGGTTTGCAAAGAGGGAGTTTGTTGATTACTTAAATCATGTTGGACTTGGGCGCATTCCTAGGTTAACACGTGTTGAATGGAGTGTTATAAGAAG CTCACTTGGCAAGCCTCGgagattttctgaaaatttcctACATGAAGAGAGGAAGAAACTTGAACTATATCGTGAATCTGTGAGAAAGCACTATACTGAACTTCGCACTGGTGTTAGGGAAGGACTTCCCACAGACTTAGCCCGACCATTATCTGTTGGACAAAGAGTGATCGCCCTTCATCCGAAAACTAGAGAAGTTCATGATGGCAGTGTCCTCACTGTTGATCATGACAAGTGCAGGATTCAGTTTGATCGTCCTGATATCGGAGTTGAATTTGTGATG GATGTTGATTGCATGCCTCTAAATCCGCTGGATAACATGCCAGAGGCTCTTAGGAGACGGAGCCTCTTTGTTGACAAATTCCCTGTGATTTCTAAAGAACCTCAAATGGAGGGCAATATATCTTTTGGAGGGGGCCTTCTTTATGATTCTACTGGGCATCTAGCAAATGTCCGGAGTCCCATAAGTAATTTGATGAAGCAAGCAAAG acTGTTGGCTCCTATTCAATGAGGAATCAATGTGGCAGCTGTAGTTGGTCAGCTTTAAGCTGCTGGAAA GACTCGAACCATGCAATTTTTCAAGGCAAAGTAGCTGCTCCAGGTGTGGTCAGTACCCAACAGACTTTCTGTAGTCAGCCTTGCAGAACGGTGTATAGCCAGGCAAGAGAAGCTGATATTCAGGCTCTTTCTGACCTAACTCATGCTTTGGATAAGAAG GAGGCTTTGTTAATGGAGCTTAGAAACATGAATAATGATGTATTGGATGACCAAATTAACGAAGATGGCTCTCTTAAGGATTCTGAATCTTTCAAGAAGCATTACGCCACG GCTTCTTCTGCTTTGGTTCATCTGAGGGAACGGAATACTTATCCAGGAAATCCGCTGCCTCCTTGGTTCAAGACTACAGTGAATTCTGTTACCGCAATTGGCCTTCCCAGAGAACTTGATAAATACTTATATCCACATGAGTCAGGATGTAACGTTCATGAAATTGTGAAGGTTTCAAGATTGAAAGCACAGACGATGGTGGATAAAGCTATTCAG GCGATATCGTCTTTGAAAGAGGGGGAAGATGCTTTTACAAGGATTGGAGAGGCTCTTGATTCGATAAATGACCAACAGCTGACTTCTGATGTCAAGTTATCAGGTGTCACATCCCCAGAGAAGGTCAATGGCAGCTTGGTTCCTAACAATCAGTCAAATGCCTGCCCATCCGAGACCAACCAGCTGTCTGGTTCAAAACCTTGTACAACTGATGCCGACAAGAATGAGACTCAGATACCGGCTGAGCTGATCACATCATGCGTCGCTACTTTGCTCATGATACAG ACGTGTACGGACCGACACTATCCTCCAGCTGACGTGGCCCAGATACTTGATTCTGCTGTGACGAGTTTGCACCCTTGTTGCCCCCAGAACCTCCCTCTTTACCGGGAGATTCAGATGTCCATGGGCAGACTGAAGACACAGATGTTAGCGCTAGTGCCGACCCAAATCTGA
- the LOC115753719 gene encoding protein ALWAYS EARLY 2-like isoform X2, which produces MAPTRKSRSVYKRFSNLNEVSPDKDVGSSKSSRNRKKKLSDLLGPQWSKEELERFYEGYRKHGKDWKKVAAAVRNRSVDMVEALYNMNRAYLSLPEGTASVVGLVAMMTDHYNVLEGSDEEESNDRTEVRNTPKRKRGKVQLGGSREDLHAKADLSNDGCLSLLKRRRADSSEPRVVGKRTPRFPVSFLYKKDGRENHVSLSKRGRKSVADATDDDVAHGAALVLTAASHRGGSPQVSRSPYGRKVQSKVSPVQSWERMHSQSNATKYGDASLDEEWLEGSIGSRGTENGDYEKYTRSLMDIEGVGTVEVGRKGKKFYGKKEKVEGIEEKEFEDGGGACSGTEEGGNDNSLKGKVKFEAPNEKIEHSHQTQRKRSKKLFFGDESSDLDALQTLADLSLMMPVSTMESEFSVTESSVQLKEEKTARDIDDKFTVPEATSADRQRDKVLGKEKTSAVDSRKSNLARASAINSDAISKAKGQLLSSNKSGKRKSKPMASKVINAEAHNNFHLGESLKNEASAEEGKTLVGQPSMGEFKLAFARECRASLSKAKKSAKSAQNSSDIDQKGRETDLVGLISQVPAENQVNLLTKSRSRRKKDLQQALKPKEMSGSDSTMRNRIDKRGIYVHDKALYLKDKLSSCLSSNFARRWCIFEWFYSAIDYPWFAKREFVDYLNHVGLGRIPRLTRVEWSVIRSSLGKPRRFSENFLHEERKKLELYRESVRKHYTELRTGVREGLPTDLARPLSVGQRVIALHPKTREVHDGSVLTVDHDKCRIQFDRPDIGVEFVMDVDCMPLNPLDNMPEALRRRSLFVDKFPVISKEPQMEGNISFGGGLLYDSTGHLANVRSPISNLMKQAKTVGSYSMRNQCGSCSWSALSCWKDSNHAIFQGKVAAPGVVSTQQTFCSQPCRTVYSQAREADIQALSDLTHALDKKEALLMELRNMNNDVLDDQINEDGSLKDSESFKKHYATVLVQLKEAGGQASSALVHLRERNTYPGNPLPPWFKTTVNSVTAIGLPRELDKYLYPHESGCNVHEIVKVSRLKAQTMVDKAIQAISSLKEGEDAFTRIGEALDSINDQQLTSDVKLSGVTSPEKVNGSLVPNNQSNACPSETNQLSGSKPCTTDADKNETQIPAELITSCVATLLMIQTCTDRHYPPADVAQILDSAVTSLHPCCPQNLPLYREIQMSMGRLKTQMLALVPTQI; this is translated from the exons ATGGCGCCCACGAGGAAGTCCAGGAGCGTGTACAAGCGATTCTCGAATTTAAATGAGGTTTCTCCGGATAAAGACGTGGGGAGTTCGAAGAGCAGTCGGAATCGG AAGAAGAAATTGTCTGATCTGCTAGGGCCGCAGTGGAGCAAGGAAGAGCTTGAGCGCTTCTACGAAGGTTATAGGAAACATGGGAAAGACTGGAAGAAG GTGGCTGCTGCTGTGCGTAACAGATCTGTTGATATGGTTGAGGCTCTCTACAATATGAACAGA GCATATTTATCCCTTCCTGAGGGTACAGCTTCTGTGGTTGGTCTTGTGGCAATGATGACTGATCACTACAATGTTCTG GAGGGAAGTGATGAAGAAGAGAGCAATGACAGAACAGAAGTAAGAAACACACCGAAACGCAAGCGTGGTAAAGTTCAGCTTGGTGGTTCAAGAGAAGACCTGCATGCCAAAGCCGACTTATCTAATGATGGTTGTCTGTCATTACTAAAAAGAAGACGTGCTGATA GCAGCGAACCACGTGTTGTTGGAAAAAGGACTCCTCGTTTTCCTGTTTCTTTCTTGTACAAGAAAGATGGCAGAGAAAATCATGTTTCGCTGAGCAAGAGGGGCCGGAAGTCAGTGGCTGATGCTACAGATGATGATGTTGCACATGGAGCAGCACTAGTGCTAACTGCAGCTTCCCACAGGGGAGGCTCACCACAAGTTTCTCGAAGTCCTTATGGTAGAAAAGTGCAGTCAAAAGTATCACCTGTTCAGAGCTGGGAAAGGATG CATTCGCAATCGAACGCAACCAAGTATGGTGATGCTTCTCTGGATGAAGAATGGCTGGAAGGGAGCATTGGCAGTAGGGGAACGGAAAATGGAGACTATGAAAAGTATACAAGGTCCTTGATGGACATAGAAGGTGTTGGCACAGTAGAAGTTGGTCGGAAAGGGAAGAAATTCtatggaaagaaagagaaagttgAGGGCATAGAAGAGAAAGAGTTTGAAGATGGTGGCGGAGCTTGCAGCGGAACAGAAGAGGGAGGCAATGACAATTCACTGAAGggaaaagtcaagtttgaagcTCCAAATGAGAAAATAGAGCATTCTCATCAAACtcagagaaagagaagcaagAAGCTTTTTTTTGGAG ATGAAAGCTCTGATCTTGATGCTCTGCAGACATTGGCTGATTTGTCATTGATGATGCCAGTTTCCACCATGGAGTCAG aattttctgtCACAGAATCCTCTGTCCAGTTGAAGGAAGAGAAAACAGCTCGGGATATAGATGATAAGTTTACTGTGCCTGAAGCCACATCTGCAGATCGTCAAAGAGATAAAGTCTTAGGGAAGGAGAAAACTTCTGCAGTTGACAGTAGAAAATCGAATCTTGCAAGGGCCTCAGCTATCAATTCTGATGCTATCTCCAAAGCAAAAGGGCAATTGCTGTCGAGCAACAAATcagggaaaagaaaatctaagCCGATGGCATCTAAG GTGATAAATGCTGAAGCTCATAATAATTTTCATCTAGGTGAATCTCTGAAAAATGAG GCCTCAGCTGAGGAAGGAAAGACACTTGTGGGTCAACCATCTATGGGAGAGTTTAAATTAGCTTTTGCAAGAGAGTGTAGAGCGTCTCTTTCAAAAGCGAAGAAATCAGCTAAATCTGCACAGAACTCGTCTGATATTGATCAGAAAGGAAGGGAAACTGATTTGGTGGGGTTGATCAGTCAGGTTCCTGCTGAAAATCAGGTCAATTTACTGACTAAATCAAGAAGTCGAAGAAAGAAAGATCTGCAGCAGGCACTTAAACCAAAAGAGATGAGTGGCTCCGATAGCACAATGAGGAATCGAATTGATAAACGTGGAATATATGTTCATGATAAAGCACTTTATTTAAAG GACAAACTGTCGTCTTGCCTGTCATCCAATTTCGCTCGGAGGTGGTGTATTTTTGAATGGTTTTATAGTGCAATTGATTATCCGTGGTTTGCAAAGAGGGAGTTTGTTGATTACTTAAATCATGTTGGACTTGGGCGCATTCCTAGGTTAACACGTGTTGAATGGAGTGTTATAAGAAG CTCACTTGGCAAGCCTCGgagattttctgaaaatttcctACATGAAGAGAGGAAGAAACTTGAACTATATCGTGAATCTGTGAGAAAGCACTATACTGAACTTCGCACTGGTGTTAGGGAAGGACTTCCCACAGACTTAGCCCGACCATTATCTGTTGGACAAAGAGTGATCGCCCTTCATCCGAAAACTAGAGAAGTTCATGATGGCAGTGTCCTCACTGTTGATCATGACAAGTGCAGGATTCAGTTTGATCGTCCTGATATCGGAGTTGAATTTGTGATG GATGTTGATTGCATGCCTCTAAATCCGCTGGATAACATGCCAGAGGCTCTTAGGAGACGGAGCCTCTTTGTTGACAAATTCCCTGTGATTTCTAAAGAACCTCAAATGGAGGGCAATATATCTTTTGGAGGGGGCCTTCTTTATGATTCTACTGGGCATCTAGCAAATGTCCGGAGTCCCATAAGTAATTTGATGAAGCAAGCAAAG acTGTTGGCTCCTATTCAATGAGGAATCAATGTGGCAGCTGTAGTTGGTCAGCTTTAAGCTGCTGGAAA GACTCGAACCATGCAATTTTTCAAGGCAAAGTAGCTGCTCCAGGTGTGGTCAGTACCCAACAGACTTTCTGTAGTCAGCCTTGCAGAACGGTGTATAGCCAGGCAAGAGAAGCTGATATTCAGGCTCTTTCTGACCTAACTCATGCTTTGGATAAGAAG GAGGCTTTGTTAATGGAGCTTAGAAACATGAATAATGATGTATTGGATGACCAAATTAACGAAGATGGCTCTCTTAAGGATTCTGAATCTTTCAAGAAGCATTACGCCACGGTACTTGTACAGCTAAAGGAAGCCGGTGGCCAG GCTTCTTCTGCTTTGGTTCATCTGAGGGAACGGAATACTTATCCAGGAAATCCGCTGCCTCCTTGGTTCAAGACTACAGTGAATTCTGTTACCGCAATTGGCCTTCCCAGAGAACTTGATAAATACTTATATCCACATGAGTCAGGATGTAACGTTCATGAAATTGTGAAGGTTTCAAGATTGAAAGCACAGACGATGGTGGATAAAGCTATTCAG GCGATATCGTCTTTGAAAGAGGGGGAAGATGCTTTTACAAGGATTGGAGAGGCTCTTGATTCGATAAATGACCAACAGCTGACTTCTGATGTCAAGTTATCAGGTGTCACATCCCCAGAGAAGGTCAATGGCAGCTTGGTTCCTAACAATCAGTCAAATGCCTGCCCATCCGAGACCAACCAGCTGTCTGGTTCAAAACCTTGTACAACTGATGCCGACAAGAATGAGACTCAGATACCGGCTGAGCTGATCACATCATGCGTCGCTACTTTGCTCATGATACAG ACGTGTACGGACCGACACTATCCTCCAGCTGACGTGGCCCAGATACTTGATTCTGCTGTGACGAGTTTGCACCCTTGTTGCCCCCAGAACCTCCCTCTTTACCGGGAGATTCAGATGTCCATGGGCAGACTGAAGACACAGATGTTAGCGCTAGTGCCGACCCAAATCTGA